The following proteins are encoded in a genomic region of Asterias amurensis chromosome 5, ASM3211899v1:
- the LOC139937862 gene encoding talin rod domain-containing protein 1-like produces the protein MAAQTNDNDFLSPLSLSVVCNLCTSKMQTVADLLLLTSDTRPVNTDNVTGTVGESFSKCRDTLIAKTKGLGILSREVRIQFLSGKFKDTAEMLYELTDLVVNIIECSGHAAYLAAISEPGSKQAVPGIIDRYKISRARFDIEHCCMRLQYTPLMELSPQVVVDISTEIAKNLTTLTNASKLASDASDDPFHKEQFKLAIKSVTSCTSTLLLSIRRYKVTLDESNRGRCVTFAKPLVQSCQALVEYATEQEHIGTPAKLCENGHKIQTAILGGCMSIASSCIQLVSCLRAASLDLHNAELMQRLSLCCAAVADGAKLLSQALRDKSSPRTLPSNSTNSLSSNGSTNSFPNEGDTHSTCS, from the coding sequence ATGGCAGCCCAAACAAATGATAATGACTTCCTTAGTCCGCTGTCGCTGAGCGTCGTGTGTAATCTGTGCACCAGCAAGATGCAGACTGTGGCCGATCTGTTACTGTTGACCAGTGACACGCGACCGGTCAACACCGACAACGTGACCGGGACGGTGGGAGAGTCCTTCTCCAAGTGTCGCGATACGCTCATCGCTAAAACCAAAGGACTCGGGATACTAAGCCGAGAAGTGCGGATACAGTTCCTGTCAGGGAAGTTCAAAGACACGGCTGAGATGCTGTATGAATTGACCGATCTTGTTGTAAATATTATAGAATGCTCTGGGCATGCTGCCTACCTTGCTGCAATCAGTGAACCCGGCTCTAAGCAAGCCGTTCCCGGGATTATCGATCGATATAAGATATCCCGAGCCAGATTTGACATTGAGCACTGCTGTATGAGACTGCAATACACACCACTTATGGAGCTATCGCCGCAAGTTGTAGTTGATATCTCAACGGAGATCGCTAAGAATCTAACGACACTTACAAATGCTAGCAAGCTTGCCAGCGATGCCAGCGACGACCCTTTCCACAAAGAGCAATTCAAACTGGCTATCAAGAGCGTCACATCCTGCACTAGTACCCTCCTACTGAGCATACGACGCTACAAGGTTACCCTGGATGAATCCAACCGAGGACGTTGTGTCACCTTCGCCAAACCACTCGTGCAATCTTGCCAGGCCCTCGTGGAGTATGCAACCGAGCAGGAACACATCGGCACTCCAGCTAAGCTCTGCGAGAACGGCCACAAGATCCAAACAGCCATCTTAGGAGGCTGTATGAGCATTGCCAGCTCCTGTATCCAACTGGTCAGCTGTCTACGAGCGGCGTCATTGGACCTCCACAATGCTGAACTCATGCAGCGGTTATCGCTATGTTGTGCTGCAGTCGCGGATGGAGCGAAGCTCCTATCCCAGGCGTTACGGGATAAGAGCTCACCCAGAACGTTACCGTCCAATTCCACAAACTCGCTCAGTTCCAACGGCTCAACAAACTCATTTCCCAATGAAGGTGACACCCATAGTACGTGCAGCTGA